In Bombus huntii isolate Logan2020A chromosome 3, iyBomHunt1.1, whole genome shotgun sequence, a single genomic region encodes these proteins:
- the LOC126863602 gene encoding exportin-5, producing MEFGVGNVAQISAELAQVVEVMMSPNVPQQQRLEVYNACERFKESSPLCAQCGLYLAQRAPNRSSVVRHFGLQLMEHCIKYRWTQISQSEKIFIKENAMKLLQEGTEPLLQEEAHIKDALSRVVVEMIKREWPQQWPTLLAELSQACTRGESQTELVLLVFLRLVEDVALLQTLESNQRRKDIYQALNTNMAEIFSFFLRLMEQHFSEFQKTNSLGCTSEAAAHSKVVQVVLSTLTGFVEWISITHVMAEDGRLLQILCLLLGDPIFQCPAAECLLQIVNRKGKAEDRKQLMILFSEDALRYIYTAATAASPVTGTNEFHENHYLFLKKLTQVLTGMATQLCTLWGKDDSSSIRPTHFNIFLDTVLTFTMYSSLTLTHMANVIWIMLFKHEQIKQDQLLLTYIPKYVENTAPKLIKVAYPQGRQANGMSAYCLADYDSVEEFNVFLHRFRTDLLEGFRQATMVAPLVTFTYVQQWLTAKITKGMADLRYQSDQNDPQYLEWEALAQALDSVVSRILLINERPSVQTGLQLLELCLGYSPQDPWLLSALLSCISALFVFLSMSTGSMAMPGVAILPRVLEKIFAALIFEAPGETKGTRSRAAKNVRRHAASLMVKISLKYPLLLLPVFEQIHTMVRGLAREPSPLSKMETTLLYEALLLISNHFCDYERQTRFVAEIIGDASAKFIALGSESFKGPLELMRFVGLDRPPVENITEDPAGQNRSDLMICICTILCVVKRCSIPDDPDRAARGSFVAALSESGNPVYRNPATPHVIPILPTLFALLRTMNALFIPTASAALSEGYKNAHELLEAEKANLLGLNVTNDNERASEPDQSSFTALVRMQSFLTTIHDLCYHMLGSGCHMIGRDFYQLPGLAPALINSVFSNMEMIPDYRLRPIIRVFMKPFTYSCPPAFYESVLVPVLAHVSTHMCQRLSAKWQYIAHLYESGGLDEENTDTQEVITDMLNRNLTRDFVDVLKVALVGGAASDATPPDTMEQDSGGMAIDPPSSRGNSIVAEVVSELGAVVLRHPSTCHSVVLCVLGALAWNDSNASLKATMLTGPVVRALAGDGSLTPAMAAHIMVAILQGLQLHGQHEANQGSLITLGAQVYECLRPKFPTIIEVMQQIPGVNPTDLQRFDEKMAVVSTKGNKVEKGKKDLFKKITNQLIGRSVGQLFRKEVKIDNLPRIEVFGKQQAVRVDEVSENSTDSGFAALFAGPT from the exons ATGGAGTTCGGGGTAGGTAATGTTGCCCAAATATCAGCAGAACTTGCTCAAGTAGTGGAGGTGATGATGTCACCAAATGTTCCACAACAGCAACGTTTGGAAGTATATAATGCTTGTGAACGATTTAAGGAATCATCTCCtttatgtgcacaatgtggaTTATACCTAGCTCAGAGAGCTCCAAATAGAAGTTCAGTGGTTAGGCATTTTGGATTACAACTTATGGAACATTGTATCAAATATAGATGGACGCAAATATCTCAatcagaaaaaatatttataaaggaaaatgcAATGAAATTACTTCAAGAAGGTACAGAACCATTATTACAAGAGGAAGCTCATATTAAAGATGCACTATCTCGTGTTGTGGTAGAAATGATAAAGAGAGAATGGCCACAACAATGGCCTACACTGCTTGCTGAACTTAGTCAAGCTTGTACAAGGGGTGAAAGTCAAACTGAATTAGTTCTTCTGGTGTTTTTGAGACTCGTAGAGGATGTTGCACTTTTACAAACATTAGAATCTaatcaaagaagaaaggatATATACCAAGCACTTAACACAAATATGGCTGAAATTTTTAGCTTTTTTTTAAGATTAATGGAACAACATTTTTCAGAATTTCAAAAAACGAATAGTTTAGGTTGTACTTCTGAAGCTGCAGCACATAGTAAAGTTGTACAG GTAGTACTGTCTACGTTAACTGGTTTTGTAGAATGGATTTCAATTACTCATGTTATGGCAGAAGATGGTagattattacaaatattatgtCTCCTATTGGGAGATCCAATATTTCAATGCCCAGCAGCTGAATGTTTATTACAAATTGTAAACCGTAAAGGGAAAGCCGAAGATAGAAAAcaattaatgattttattttctgaaGATGCTTTgagatatatttatacagcAGCAACTGCGGCATCACCTGTCACTGGAACAAATGAATTTCATGAAAAccattatttattcttaaaaaaGCTGACACAG gTGCTAACTGGAATGGCAACTCAACTTTGTACACTTTGGGGTAAAGATGATAGTTCTAGCATTCGACCAACACATTTCAACATATTTTTAGATACTGTGTTGACATTTACTATGTATTCAAGTTTGACATTAACACATATGGCAAATGTAATTTGGATAATGCTGTTTAAACATGAACAGATAAAACAAGATCAATTATTGTTGACTTACATACCAAAATATGTAGAAAATACAGCTCCAAAACTAATAAAAGTAGCATATCCACAAGGTAGACAAGCTAATGGAATGAGCGCATATTGTCTCGCGGATTATGATTCAGTGGAAGAGTTCAATGTCTTTCTTCATCGATTCAGAACTGATTTATTGGAAGGATTTCGACAAGCCACGATGGTAGCTCCTCTGGTAACATTTACATACGTACAACAGTGGTTAACAGCCAAAATAACGAAGGGAATGGCGGATCTTCGATATCAAAGTGACCAAAATGATCCACAATACCTTGAATGGGAAGCTCTTGCACAAGCCTTGGATTCTGTTGTATCCAGAATTCTATTAATCAACGAACGACCAAGTGTACAAACTGGTCTTCAATTGTTGGAATTATGCCTTGGTTATTCTCCACAAGATCCTTGGTTACTATCTGCATTACTTTCTTGCATCAGTGCTCTCTTCGTGTTCTTATCTATGTCAACTGGTTCAATGGCTATGCCAGGAGTTGCTATCCTACCCAGAGTTCTGGAGAAGATCTTTGCTGCTCTGATATTTGAAGCACCTGGTGAAACAAAAGGTACTCGATCTAGAGCAGCAAAGAATGTAAGGCGACATGCGGCGAGTCTCATGGTTAAAATTAGTCTGAAATATCCATTACTACTCCTCCCAGTTTTTGAACAAATACATACGATGGTTCGGGGTTTAGCGAGAGAACCTAGTCCTTTATCTAAGATGGAAACTACCTTGCTTTATGAAGCATTGTTGTTGATATCGAATCATTTCTGTGATTACGAAAGACAGACTAGATTCGTTGCAGAAATAATTGGTGATGCATCAGCCAAGTTTATCGCGCTCGGATCTGAATCGTTTAAAGGGCCACTTGAATTAATGAGATTCGTAGGTTTAGACAGACCACCGGTTGAAAATATTACGGAAGACCCTGCAGGGCAGAATCGAAGCGATTTAATGATATGTATTTGTACAATACTGTGTGTTGTAAAAAGGTGCTCCATCCCCGATGATCCAGATCGTGCTGCAAGAGGCAGTTTTGTAGCCGCGCTCAGCGAAAGTGGGAATCCAGTGTATAGAAATCCTGCTACACCACATGTAATTCCTATACTGCCAACACTTTTTGCATTACTCAGAACAATGAATGCTCTATTCATACCTACTGCTTCAGCAGCTTTATCAGAG ggATATAAAAATGCTCATGAATTATTAGAAGCAGAAAAAGCAAACCTGTTAGGTTTAAATGTAACAAATGATAATGAACGAGCTTCTGAACCTGATCAGTCTTCATTTACGGCTTTAGTTCGAATGCAATCGTTTCTTACTACTATTCATGATTTGTGCTATCATATGTTAGGAAGTGGATGTCACATGATTGGAAGAGATTTCTATCAATTACCTGGTTTAGCACCAGCTCTTATCAATTCAGTTTTTTCTAATATGGAG ATGATTCCAGATTATAGATTGCGACCAATTATACGCGTCTTCATGAAACCGTTCACATATTCCTGTCCACCTGCATTTTACGAAAGCGTTCTTGTACCCGTATTGGCTCATGTTTCTACGCATA TGTGCCAAAGGTTAAGCGCAAAATGGCAGTACATCGCACACCTCTACGAATCTGGTGGTTTGGATGAAGAAAATACAGATACACAAGAAGTTATTACTGATATGCTAAATCGAAATTTGACGAGAGATTTTGTAGACGTGTTGAAAGTAGCTCTCGTTGGTGGTGCTGCTAGTGATGCAACGCCTCCTGACACAATGGAACAAGATAGTGGTGGCATGGCTATAGATCCTCCTTCGTCACGTGGAAATAGTATAGTTGCCGAAGTTGTTAGTGAATTGGGAGCTGTTGTTCTTCGTCATCCATCTACGTGCCACAGTGTTGTTCTATGCGTTTTAGG GGCTTTAGCTTGGAACGATTCGAATGCTAGTCTAAAGGCTACAATGTTAACTGGACCAGTTGTACGAGCATTGGCAGGTGATGGCAGTTTAACACCAGCTATGGCTGCTCATATTATGGTAGCTATTCTTCAAGGTTTACAACTTCACGGGCAACACGAAGCGAATCAAGGTTCTCTTATTACCTTGGGTGCACAAGTCTACGAATGTTTACGACCTAAATTCCCCACTATTATCGAAGTAATGCAGCAAATTCCGGGTGTTAATCCTACGGATTTGCAACGTTTCGACGAAAAGATGGCTGTAGTTAGTACTAAAGGAAATAAAGttgagaaaggaaagaaagatcTTTTCAAGAAAATTACAAATCAG CTTATTGGTCGAAGTGTTGGTCAATTGTTTCGTAAGGAAGTTAAGATAGATAATTTACCACGTATAGAAGTTTTTGGAAAGCAACAAGCGGTACGCGTAGATGAGGTATCTGAGAATTCGACTGATAGCGGGTTTGCGGCTCTATTTGCAGGACCTACGTAG
- the LOC126863656 gene encoding nucleoporin Nup37, protein MDEALTTPPTYQLHFSKQIYCVELSPYEWSQHLICVALAEEIVIGTIKFQDEDETVEDIAYKPFRTFRHDTRPHAIAWSPETSLSVVPKVLMFCVAGADFKIRLYSSDLNENTVCQMEGHKDYINSICYETEGELLASVSDDHTCKLWAVKEDEKCISTFYLTSPGMSVSFHLEKSGKLLVGEKNGLIHMYDVRSQQAIMSLDTDIVPLMSIDWGPNPLKVAAIAAGKLILWDISKPSPPLESKPLHIEGGLIVKFFLGYENFVASIGRPDNLLKVTNIKTEQEIICGQVKLIGGITCHYKLPYVCATSDREIRFWKITSN, encoded by the exons ATGGACGAAGCTTTAACTACACCACCTACATATCAGTTGCATTTTTCTAAACAGATATATTGCGTTGAGTTATCTCCTTACGAATGGTCTCAACATCTAATTTGTGTCGCTTTAGCCGAAGAAATTGTCATCGGTACTATTAAATTTCAG GATGAAGATGAAACAGTGGAAGATATTGCTTATAAACCTTTTAGAACATTTCGTCATGATACTAGACCACATGCTATTGCTTGGAGTCCAGAAACCTCCTTGAGTGTTGTACCTAAAGTTTTAATGTTCTGTGTTGCTGGAGCAGATTTTAAAATAAGATTATATAGCAGTGATCTGAATGAAAACACTGTATGCCAG ATGGAAGGACACAAGGAttatataaattcaatttGTTATGAAACCGAAGGTGAATTATTGGCTTCTGTGTCTGATGATCACACTTGTAAACTTTGGGCTGTaaaagaagatgaaaaatgtatatctACATTTTACTTAACATCTCCAGGAATGAGTGTGAGTTTTCATCTTGAAAAATCTGGCAAGCTCCTTGTTGGTGAAAAAAATGGATTGATTCATATGTATGATGTACGCAGTCAGCAAGCAATTATGTCTTTAGATACAGATATTGTTCCCTTAATGTCTATTGATTGGGGACCCAACCCATTAAAAGTTGCAGCTATAGCAGCTGGAAAGCTAATTTTATGGGATATATCCAAACCTAG TCCACCTTTAGAATCAAAACCTCTTCACATTGAAGGAGGTTTAATAGTGAAGTTCTTCCTTGGCTATGAAAATTTTGTAGCAAGTATAGGCAGACCAGACAATTTATTAAAggtaacaaatataaaaactgAACAAGAAATAATTTGTGGGCAAGTTAAATTAATAGGTGGAATAACGTGCCATTATAAATTACCATATGTCTGCGCGACAAGTGACCGAGAAATTCGTTTTTGGAAAATAACttcaaattaa
- the LOC126863596 gene encoding gem-associated protein 5, which produces MNEVTLPPSPNWYLSNILACSFNGTIAWGARNIIVIGKLNENDKILQYSIIKHGHKSKVTCLAFTPQFEEVNANLIASTGDDNTIKIWNSETLSVTYTYLLENDKQAIGVEWSYKNPYVIYAATSDGYVLSWNAYFNTVSSISLGKVIPTYISSCPHDPHLVAVGSKSGLVYIVNFQDKGKVVYKLRGHDTEIVSLSWCPSKNNVIRGNLNEDLLLASGGKDRSIFIWKAGGDGRYEMTISLPSAPLDSQQHRSKLNASVGNWVVVHWIEPRLLLTSSCWGELISWDLSTMIKGKPNVKVIHAHHNRGLFCIAHVPNTQDISEENWRIRQRHTIWTVAQDRRIICCGIKENNVEIDYDIFTQSGFVYCMAACPLDTSHIAFGVGDAMLRLWNLSAAHDTTFDITVLWQKIKGKIRAIAWHPEKENLLAYATDEGRVGVFNINGNKSPTLYRQYHRSVIYTIGWGPCPKNKYVLYSCGEGELVYYDSEKVTNEEPKSVLKKECTEFSWKPDFSCLAVGFENGTISFLNRKFETRGCAKFATEMVHCLVWHPESTATDLTFSQLKNYLAVAFESCTILIFDLTNFIDHFEKMEDSTNNENLKEKCDIYKVHEIVASLTGHVQNVVCLAWSPHVSGHLISSSYDGTAQIWNVGTQELIATYTGHNGPVLCCMWSPLDPDFIITGSADSTVRIWRVAYNLPQKKEYKKLPKKAKKKQNETNKIVDTIENSLLELTNATSECSISESKTMMITETKNKKVRPYFSKCPNTTSRKTLLLHSLLNVVKNMKSENFNMEDVQKDASYHMIPILFSSQENFISYLTTEKSAHIERNNYDVITEMDIWYDNLKQNLEEAAKEKRLNDFLVSLSASLSMKMWKDMCELYAYQLVTEGNPCKAVSYLLCIHKTYKAIEVFQAANLYKEAYVLAKCRLESDDPVLTEILKEWAKYSVNSGNFEQAAWIHTKLGEFSDTVKYLARRKDAATLITAAEIAFLCNDEMSSKSLAEQAIIATLINSEYDFARNIIEKFPYLKYQEIYLLTYEELKKVIKGNVTLDLIQTWIDGKSNYGVLQTLETVCGDCNSYYTDLCQNNFCNISDKEKMLWLTIGHEVALAIASIEKEQKLKHIVTALHTITQFELLHQKDLEHLHSFLIEIIVKLDIKSPMDETSIYTKADYSVSISLRAYLCYALLNWFVYNINEESINNNIQNYTNLIEHLLEDALNKQAIRHWTVTNEINKLENQLASAKCKMQEEIKTDQDIESFMEKLNTLKTQKNQILNDLVYVPNPVMVYGKANELCSKLCDETIKNKFLESISKMWLDATT; this is translated from the exons ATGAATGAAGTAACTTTACCACCCTCGCCAAATTGGTATTTAAGTAATATTCTTGCTTGTTCTTTTAATGGTACTATAGCATGGGGTGCtagaaatataattgttattggtaaacttaatgaaaatgataaaatattacagtACTCTATTATTAAGCATGGTCACAAATCGAAGGTGACATGTCTTGCATTTACTCCTCAGTTTGAAGAAGTAAATGCTAATTTAATAGCCTCCACAGGAGATGATAACACAATTAAAATATGGAATTCAGAAACATTATCTGTAACTTATACTTATCTCTTAGAAAAT gaTAAACAAGCAATAGGCGTAGAATGGTCCTATAAAAATCCTTATGTTATATATGCAGCAACTTCTGATGGTTATGTATTATCATGGAATGCTTATTTTAATACTGTTTCTTCAATTTCATTAGGAAAAGTGATACCTACTTATATTTCTTCTTGTCCTCATGATCCACATCTTGTAGCTGTAGGCTCAAAGAGTGGATTAGTTTATATCGTTAATTTTCAAGATAAAGGGAAAGTAGTTTACAAACTTAGAGGGCATGATACTGAAATAGTTAGCTTATCATGGTGTCCCTcaaaaaataatgtaataagagGAAATTTAAATGAAGATTTACTGTTAGCTTCAGGAGGGAAAGAtag ATCAATTTTCATTTGGAAAGCTGGTGGAGATGGACGTTATGAAATGACAATTTCATTGCCTTCAGCACCTCTTGATTCTCAGCAGCATAGAAGTAAATTAAATGCTTCTGTAGGTAATTGGGTAGTAGTTCACTGGATAGAACCTAGACTATTGCTTACAAGTTCATGTTGGGGTGAATTAATCTCTTGGGATTTATCAACAATGATAAAAGGGAAACCTAATGTCAAAGTAATACATGCACATCACAACAGGGGTTTATTTTGTATTGCGCATGTACCAAATACCCAAGACATTTCAGAAGAAAATTGGAGAATAAGACAAAG ACATACAATTTGGACTGTGGCACAAGATCGAAGAATTATTTGTTgtggaataaaagaaaataatgttgaaATAGATTATGATATATTTACACAAAGTGGGTTTGTTTATTGCATGGCTGCTTGCCCATTAGACACTTCACATATTGCATTTGGTGTTGGAGATGCAATGTTACGATTATGGAATTTATCAGCAGCACATGATACTACTTTTGATATAACTGTTTTATGGCAAAAGATTAAGGGAAAAATCCGCGCG ataGCATGGCATcctgaaaaagaaaatttattggCTTATGCAACTGATGAAGGTCGAGTTGgtgtatttaatataaatggAAATAAATCACCTACATTGTACAGACAATATCATAGAAGTGTAATATATACTATTGGTTGGGGCCCATGtccaaaaaataaatatgttttatactCTTGTGGAGAGGGAGAGCTTGTGTATTATGACTCAGAAAAAGTTACAAATGAAG AACCAAAATCTGTATTGAAAAAAGAATGTACAGAATTTTCTTGGAAGCCAGATTTTTCTTGCTTGGCAGTAGGATTTGAAAATGG aacaatttcatttcttaatcgaaaatttgaaacacgTGGATGTGCTAAGTTTGCAACAGAAATGGTGCATTGCTTGGTCTGGCATCCTGAGAGTACAGCAACAGACTTGACATTTTCTCAgctaaaaaattatttagctGTTGCTTTTGAATCATGTACTATACTTATTTTCGATTTAACTAATTTTATAGatcattttgaaaaaatggaAGATTCAactaataatgaaaatttaaaggaaaaatgtgatatttataaaGTGCATGAAATTGTAGCTTCTTTAACTGGACATGTACAAAATGTTGTCTGTTTAGCATGGAGTCCACATGTAAGTGGACATCTAATATCTAGTAGTTATGATGGAACTGCACAG ATATGGAATGTTGGAACACAAGAATTAATAGCTACATATACAGGACACAATGGCCCAGTATTGTGTTGCATGTGGAGTCCGTTAGACCCTGATTTTATTATAACAGGCTCTGCAGATTCTACAGTACGAATATGGAGAGTTGCTTATAATTTGCcacaaaaaaaagaatataaaaaattgccAAAAAAAgctaaaaagaaacaaaatgaaacaaataaaattgtgGATACTATTGAAAATAGTTTACTAGAATTAACTAATGCTACATCAGAATGTTCTATTTCAG AGTCAAAGACAATGATGATAACAGagacaaaaaataaaaaagtacgGCCATATTTCTCAAAATGCCCTAATACAACATCTCGAAAAACACTTTTACTTCATTCTCTTTTAAATGtcgtaaaaaatatgaaaagtgaaaattttaatatggAAGATGTTCAGAAAGATGCTTCGTATCATATGATaccaatattattttcatcgcaagaaaattttatatcttatttAACTACTGAAA AATCTGCTCATATTGAGAGAAATAACTATGATGTAATCACAGAAatggatatatggtatgataaTCTCAAACAGAATTTAGAAGAAGCTGCTAAAGAGAAACGTCTCAATGACTTTCTTGTTTCACTTTCAGCTAGTCTGTCCatgaa AATGTGGAAAGATATGTGTGAACTATATGCATATCAATTAGTAACTGAAGGCAATCCTTGTAAAGCAGTATCATATTTACTTTGTATACATAAAACCTACAAAGCTATAGAAGTATTTCAGGCTGCAAATTTATACAAAGAAGCATATGTTCTTGCAAAATGTAGACTTGAATCTGATGATCCAGTACTAacagaaatattaaaagaatgggCAAAATATAGTGTAAATTCAGGCAATTTCGAGCAAGCAGCATGGAT tcATACTAAATTAGGAGAATTTTCCGATACAGTAAAATACCTTGCACGCCGTAAAGATGCAGCTACGTTAATAACGGCAGCTGAAATTGCTTTTTTATGTAATGATGAAATGTCAAGTAAATCTTTAGCTGAGCAAGCAATAATTGCAACTTTGATAAATTCAGAGTATGATTTTGCacgaaatataatagaaaaatttccaTATCTCAAg tatcaagaaatatatttgttaactTATGAAGAActtaaaaaagttattaagGGAAATGTAACTCTTGATTTGATTCAAACGTGGATAGACGGAAAATCAAATTATGGTGTATTACAAACTTTAGAGACAGTTTGCGGTGATTGTAATTCTTATTACACTGACTTGtgtcaaaataatttttgcaatatttcagACAAGGAGAAAATG TTATGGTTAACAATTGGTCATGAGGTTGCATTAGCAATAGCCTCTATTGAAAAAGAACAGAAATTAAAGCATATTGTTACTGCATTACATACAATCACTCAATTTGAACTACTACATCAAAAAGATTTAGAACATCTACAtagttttttaattgaaattatcgTAAAACTAGATATTAAAAGTCCAATGGATGAAACAAGTATTTATACAAAAGCTGATTATTCTGTATCAATTAGTTTACGAGCTTATTTATGTTATGCTCTTCTAAATTGgtttgtatataatataaacgaAGAatctattaataataatatacaaaattacaccAATTTGATTGAACATTTACTTGAAGATGCATTAAATAAACAAGCAATAAGACACTGGACAgtaacaaatgaaattaacaaattaGAAAATCAATTAGCTTCCGCAAAAT GTAAAATgcaagaagaaattaaaactGATCAAGATATAGAATCTTTCATGGAAAAACTAAATACATTAAAGACACAGAAGAATCAGATCCTCAATGATTTAGTTTATGTCCCAAATCCTGTTATGGTATATGGCAAAGCAAATGAACTATGCAGCAAATTGTGCGATGAAactataaaaaataagtttttAGAAAGTATTTCCAAAATGTGGTTAGATGCTACTACATAA
- the LOC126863640 gene encoding lipase 1-like encodes MKGQIVIFLSLCALSSAILSNFNGKLFHHNENPNPDEELNTLQMIRKAGYPAEAHVTLTEDGYLLTMHRIPGKPGSPAIFLQHGLLGSSADWVVSGKGKSLAYLLADRDYDVWFGNFRGNTYSRAHVSLSHKDLKFWDFSWHESGIYDLPAMITYIVKLKENFLRAYIGFSMGTTCFYVMASERPQIARLLQSTYSLAPVVFMKHVKSPLRYIAPLAYDKIIFSLLGEGELLPQNKVLKFLSKYLCTFESWEEKICANSLFVLTGFDKAQFNYTLLPVILNHAPAGTSSKTVVHYGQGIESGEFKQYDYGAKRNMEIYKSTEPPKYNISKITMPITLFCGDNDWLSSPVDVMRLSNELPRKPIIYKVPFAKFNHIDFLWATDVVELVYKKLLDMLS; translated from the exons ATGAAAGGTCAGATCGTCATATTTTTATCGCTATGTGCTCTCTCTTCTGCGATTTTGTCCAATTTTAATGGCAAATTATTTCATCATAATGAAAATCCCAACCCAGATGAGGAACTTAATACA CTGCAGATGATAAGAAAAGCCGGTTATCCAGCCGAAGCACATGTAACGTTAACGGAAGATGGTTATCTATTGACGATGCATCGGATTCCAGGGAAACCTGGATCTCCCGCGATTTTCTTGCAACATGGTCTGTTAGGTAGTTCTGCAGATTGGGTTGTATCTGGAAAAGGGAAATCTCTCG CTTATTTATTAGCTGATCGCGACTATGATGTATGGTTCGGAAATTTTCGTGGTAATACATATTCAAGAGCTCATGTCTCCTTATCTCACAAAGATTTAAAGTTTTGGGATTTCAG tTGGCATGAGTCAGGTATCTATGATCTACCGGCAATGATCACTTACATCGTAAAACTGAAGGAAAATTTTTTGAGAGCGTATATTGGATTCTCGATGGGTACAACATGTTTCTACGTGATGGCTAGCGAACGGCCGCAAATAGCAAGACTGTTGCAATCAACGTACAGTCTTGCTCCAGTAGTATTTATGAAGCACGTAAAAAGTCCTTTACGATATATAGCTCCGCTTGCATATGATAAG ATAATTTTCTCTCTATTGGGGGAAGGTGAGTTGTTACCGcaaaataaagttttaaaattcctatcaaaatatttatgtaccTTCGAATCCTGGGAGGAAAAAATTTGTGCTAATTCGCTGTTTGTTCTTACTGGGTTCGACAAAGCGCAATTTAATTAC ACGCTGTTGCCTGTGATTTTGAACCATGCACCAGCTGGTACGTCTTCGAAGACCGTGGTTCATTATGGCCAAGGAATAGAATCTGGAGAATTCAAACAATATGACTATGGTGCAAAGCGAAATATGGAGATTTATAAGAGCACCGAACCACCTAAATACAATATATCAAAAATTACAATGCCAATCACATTGTTTTGCGGCGATAATGATTGGTTATCTAGTCCTGTT GATGTGATGAGATTAAGTAACGAATTACCAAGGAAAccaattatttataaagtgCCATTCGCGAAGTTTAATCACATAGACTTTCTGTGGGCTACAGACGTTGTTGAGCTAGTATATAAAAAGTTGCTTGATATGCTGAGCTAG